One Spirosoma oryzicola DNA segment encodes these proteins:
- a CDS encoding HAEPLYID family protein, whose protein sequence is MNKVFLGWIGMWLLSYGPSWAQRPSASFDTLVKPTEEKVRLAKISHAEPLYLDLVRDLGARRGEREWNVGTEFSQQKGATSWHPFIEYEFAPVNRLGLEIELPGQVSLADPDQGQPRSASWRLHSIKTSIQWTYAVLERWQTSLAVGYTNELMLPPAANTAGFSAIEAGHPFLVAAKKWGAHWHTLVYASWAGEISKQGSIQAGGHELNIAVHYVIPHSKAFMGVELYQSWPASDALMIRPQVRIALKNNVLLGLVGNMPLNQSTVSSWFIRLIYEPRRSAR, encoded by the coding sequence ATGAATAAGGTGTTTTTAGGCTGGATAGGAATGTGGTTGCTGAGTTACGGACCAAGCTGGGCCCAGCGCCCGAGTGCGTCCTTCGATACACTCGTTAAACCAACTGAGGAGAAGGTTCGACTGGCCAAGATTTCCCACGCCGAACCTTTGTATCTGGACCTGGTGCGGGATCTGGGGGCTCGCCGGGGCGAACGAGAATGGAACGTAGGCACCGAGTTCAGCCAGCAGAAAGGTGCGACAAGCTGGCATCCGTTCATTGAATACGAGTTTGCCCCCGTCAACCGGCTCGGCCTGGAGATCGAATTGCCGGGGCAGGTAAGCCTGGCTGACCCGGATCAGGGCCAACCCAGATCGGCTTCATGGCGTCTGCACAGCATTAAAACGTCTATCCAGTGGACCTATGCTGTGCTGGAGCGCTGGCAAACCTCCTTGGCGGTAGGGTATACCAATGAGTTAATGCTTCCCCCGGCAGCCAACACCGCTGGCTTTTCGGCCATCGAAGCGGGCCATCCTTTTTTGGTAGCTGCCAAAAAGTGGGGAGCGCATTGGCATACCCTGGTTTATGCGTCCTGGGCAGGGGAAATATCTAAGCAGGGGTCTATCCAGGCGGGTGGCCATGAACTGAACATAGCGGTGCACTACGTCATCCCTCATTCCAAGGCGTTTATGGGGGTAGAACTGTATCAGTCCTGGCCTGCCTCAGACGCACTGATGATCCGTCCTCAAGTGCGTATCGCCCTGAAAAATAACGTACTCCTTGGCCTTGTTGGCAACATGCCACTTAACCAGTCGACCGTAAGCAGCTGGTTTATCCGACTCATCTACGAACCCCGACGCAGCGCCCGCTGA
- a CDS encoding barstar family protein — MVKQIEIDGNAIHDIASFYEQINRVFMIGENWRIGPSLDAFDDLLYGGYGALQGAQSVELIWRNMDHSREALGYQATRAYYLEKLRPGSPYNQTLFNEKLSALERGCGETYFDTILAIIADHPTIRLIGQ; from the coding sequence ATGGTTAAACAGATTGAGATCGACGGAAACGCAATCCACGATATTGCCTCTTTTTATGAGCAGATCAACCGGGTGTTTATGATCGGGGAAAACTGGCGGATCGGCCCTAGTCTCGACGCGTTTGATGATTTACTGTACGGGGGCTATGGTGCTCTACAAGGAGCCCAATCGGTAGAACTTATCTGGCGCAATATGGACCATAGCCGCGAGGCCTTAGGCTATCAGGCCACCCGTGCGTATTATCTGGAAAAGCTGCGTCCCGGATCGCCTTACAATCAAACGTTATTTAACGAAAAGCTGAGCGCACTTGAGCGTGGCTGTGGCGAAACGTATTTTGACACTATCCTGGCAATCATTGCCGACCATCCAACCATCCGATTGATTGGTCAGTAG
- a CDS encoding TlpA family protein disulfide reductase, whose product MKPHLLTLGLFFLLIGCHSQEEQTTYLARIPYQLKTGYGPFYPNFDILHPEDPQDPLWGKMCQPLRGIPTNWSSRMKSMIWLNARQLVYQNYKQGRITPANFKRLQRDWKWVPDTTTLTNTPIHCFLNAVSGFDEDRGQWAVLIDTNNDLDLGNEKPIYPQSIKPGTVLEKLTDFQLIQYEIYQKRAIKRLELPLVIKRMGDSFVYHFAQYGVATLQVGNDTHKLFISSGFCRPDFKATTLIDATSCLKSGKTDPQQLVKLGETIEIGGMSYINKGLDRYHDWLELEGSTAPLPATHNLRTGVEFQPLVANDFVTGKPFSTATLKGKYVYVDFWGTWCKGCIAEIPHLQQLYKEVDHQRVEFVSIACHDSAKHLQRFLNDHPLGWPQVLSDENNPLVEHYRVNSFPSSILIDPQGIIVARDLHGSALASKLKALTDSN is encoded by the coding sequence ATGAAGCCGCATCTGCTCACGCTTGGTTTGTTCTTTCTGCTAATTGGCTGCCACTCCCAGGAGGAGCAAACCACATACCTCGCCCGAATACCCTACCAGCTCAAAACGGGATATGGGCCCTTCTACCCCAACTTTGATATCCTCCATCCTGAGGATCCACAGGACCCTTTATGGGGTAAGATGTGCCAACCCCTTCGAGGGATTCCAACGAATTGGTCGAGTCGAATGAAGTCCATGATCTGGCTTAATGCCCGTCAATTAGTCTATCAAAATTATAAACAGGGCCGAATAACCCCCGCTAATTTTAAGCGTCTTCAACGGGATTGGAAATGGGTACCCGATACAACCACGTTGACAAATACGCCCATTCACTGCTTTCTTAATGCCGTCAGTGGTTTTGACGAAGATCGGGGACAATGGGCAGTTCTAATCGATACCAACAATGACCTTGATCTGGGTAATGAAAAACCTATTTACCCGCAGTCGATCAAGCCCGGCACAGTGCTGGAAAAGCTGACTGACTTCCAACTTATTCAGTACGAAATCTATCAGAAAAGAGCAATCAAACGCTTAGAGTTGCCGTTGGTAATCAAGCGTATGGGCGATAGCTTTGTCTACCATTTCGCGCAGTATGGGGTGGCTACCCTACAAGTCGGAAACGATACGCATAAACTGTTCATCTCCTCGGGGTTTTGCCGACCTGACTTCAAAGCCACAACGCTTATCGACGCTACGTCCTGTTTAAAGTCAGGAAAAACAGACCCTCAGCAATTGGTGAAACTTGGTGAAACAATCGAGATAGGTGGTATGAGCTACATCAATAAGGGTTTGGATCGATACCATGACTGGCTGGAACTGGAAGGGAGCACAGCCCCTCTACCGGCCACTCATAATTTACGGACAGGTGTAGAATTTCAGCCTTTGGTGGCTAACGATTTTGTTACAGGCAAGCCTTTTTCAACCGCTACTCTAAAGGGAAAATACGTCTACGTCGACTTTTGGGGTACCTGGTGTAAAGGTTGTATTGCCGAAATACCTCACTTGCAGCAACTCTATAAAGAAGTTGACCATCAGCGGGTTGAGTTTGTTAGTATCGCTTGTCACGATTCAGCGAAGCATCTGCAACGATTTCTGAATGATCATCCACTCGGTTGGCCTCAGGTGTTGTCGGACGAAAACAACCCGTTAGTTGAGCATTACCGAGTTAACAGCTTTCCTAGTTCTATACTCATCGACCCACAGGGTATCATTGTAGCACGAGATCTTCACGGTTCGGCTTTAGCCAGCAAATTGAAAGCACTGACAGACTCCAACTAA
- a CDS encoding recombinase family protein translates to MKYVPYYRVSTASQGKSGLGLSAQQDIVQRFLKAGDELLDEFIEVESGKRADRPQLAAAIAHAKLHKARLLIAKLDRLSRNVSFIFSLRNSEVDFVACDIPDANTLTVGIMAVLAQHERELIGERTRAALAAKKAQGYKLGTSNITPEITQRGLAARQQNAQTNLANRQAAELVRLYRKEGLTYRAIAERLNQMGYRTRRGQEFLAMSVKRLAGWHT, encoded by the coding sequence ATGAAGTATGTCCCCTATTATCGAGTGTCGACCGCAAGCCAGGGCAAAAGTGGACTAGGCCTCTCGGCTCAACAGGACATCGTACAACGTTTCCTCAAAGCAGGCGATGAACTGCTTGACGAATTTATTGAAGTTGAATCGGGTAAACGAGCGGATCGGCCCCAACTAGCCGCAGCCATTGCCCATGCCAAACTCCATAAAGCACGTCTTCTCATCGCTAAGCTGGATCGTCTAAGTCGAAACGTATCGTTTATCTTTTCACTCCGCAATTCCGAGGTGGATTTTGTGGCCTGTGACATTCCGGATGCCAATACACTAACAGTCGGTATTATGGCGGTGCTGGCTCAGCACGAGCGGGAACTGATCGGTGAGCGCACCCGAGCTGCTTTGGCAGCAAAGAAGGCACAGGGGTACAAATTGGGCACGTCCAACATTACACCCGAGATTACCCAGCGAGGTCTAGCCGCCCGCCAGCAGAATGCCCAGACGAATCTGGCCAATCGGCAAGCAGCTGAGTTGGTCCGTCTCTACCGCAAAGAAGGGTTGACCTACCGGGCCATTGCCGAGCGACTGAATCAGATGGGGTATCGAACCCGACGCGGTCAGGAATTTCTGGCTATGAGCGTCAAGCGGCTAGCTGGCTGGCACACTTGA
- a CDS encoding DUF1810 domain-containing protein codes for MQTHADLNRFLDAQQSTYTDALAEICRGRKQTHWMWYIFPQIAGLGFSQTAHYYAIQDLAEAKAYVNHPVLGSRLVEITRVLLDLEGKTAYQIMGSPDDLKLRSSMTLFSLAKPTESVFQEVLDKYFEGESDERTLALINKNTDG; via the coding sequence ATGCAAACTCATGCTGACTTAAACCGCTTTCTCGACGCTCAGCAGTCAACCTACACAGATGCTCTGGCCGAGATCTGCCGGGGGCGTAAGCAAACCCATTGGATGTGGTACATCTTCCCACAAATAGCTGGCTTAGGTTTTAGTCAGACTGCACATTATTACGCTATACAAGATTTGGCGGAAGCCAAAGCCTACGTAAACCATCCCGTCCTGGGCAGCCGTCTGGTGGAAATTACCCGGGTACTGCTTGACCTCGAAGGAAAAACGGCTTATCAAATCATGGGTAGTCCTGACGATCTAAAACTGAGATCAAGCATGACGCTGTTTAGTCTGGCCAAGCCCACGGAATCTGTTTTTCAAGAGGTGCTAGATAAATACTTTGAGGGAGAGTCGGATGAGAGAACCCTTGCTTTGATAAATAAGAACACTGACGGCTAA